The following coding sequences lie in one Trichoderma breve strain T069 chromosome 1, whole genome shotgun sequence genomic window:
- a CDS encoding DHHC palmitoyltransferase domain-containing protein yields the protein MAFRWARRFERACCTTAKYFPLAFVYGLTSWACWVVVSIGSESDGSHWRGSTSSFFGVLLYLLLNWSYTTAVFTDPGSTTNDDGYGLLPTSGGGQSRMATSFTVKSNGEIRFCKKCQARKPDRTHHCSTCRRCVLKMDHHCPWLASCLGLRNYKPFILFLVYTTIFSFYAFAVSGTWFWTEVMDDSKYLDTLLPINFIMLAVMSGIIGLVVGAFTSWHIMLACRNQTTIECLEKTRYLSTVKKTLHQAQNLANGFPQARQFVDFHASALPGITTREEGEERRTQEPTPRVQMSYEELERHQSRKRYEEYLDEQDSEKLPNAFDLGWKRNLLHLLGPSPWLWFLPICNTTGDGWSWEANPKWISERERLRSEREEQRQREVNAGWGYGGDIPSATADVTGNYHGRGPLNPVNGGARRAPSKADRILGRDPNMYADSSQDVPMRRLSPRGRAAPPEDDLLETDEEEQGKFSPGNGSQTAASRLEAERVAMSVVTNTRSWGRGGASGMLRHGSQQSNNSSRMESPSSEVNDDGVD from the exons ATGGCGTTCCGTTGGGCGCGCCGGTTCGAGCGCGCGTGTTGCACGACGGCCAAATACTTTCCCTTGGCGTTTGTCTACGGGTTGACGTCGTGGGCGTGCTGGGTGGTGGTGAGCATTGGGAGCGAGAGCGACGGTTCCCACTGGAGAG GCTCGACATCCTCATTCTTTGGCGTCTTACTCTACCTGCTACTCAACTGGTCCTACACGACGGCCGTCTTTACGGATCCCGGATCGACGACGAATGACGACGGCTACGGTCTTCTCCCGacgagcggcggcggccagaGTCGCATGGCGACATCCTTCACAGTCAAGAGCAATGGAGAGATTCGATTCTGCAAGAAGTGCCAGGCCCGCAAGCCGGACCGCACGCACCACTGCTCGACGTGCCGCCGATGCGTGCTCAAGATGGACCACCACTGCCCTTGGCTGGCGTCGTGCCTCGGGCTGCGCAACTACAAGCCCTTTATCCTGTTTCTGGTCTACACAaccatcttttccttttacGCCTTTGCCGTCAGCGGCACGTGGTTCTGGACGGAAGTCATGGACGACTCCAAATATCTCGACACGCTGCTGCCCATCAACTTTATCATGTTGGCGGTCATGAGCGGCATTATTGGGCTTGTCGTTGGAGCCTTTACATCGTGGCACATTATGTTGGCGTGCAGGAACCAGACAACGATTGAGTGTCtagagaagacgagataCCTGTCAACGGTCAAGAAGACGCTGCATCAAGCCCAGAACCTCGCCAATGGCTTCCCACAGGCGAGGCAGTTTGTTGACTTTCACGCGAGCGCGCTGCCTGGCATCACCACTAGggaggagggtgaggagcGGCGCACGCAGGAGCCAACGCCCCGGGTGCAAATGTCATATGAGGAATTGGAACGACACCAGAGCCGCAAGCGCTATGAGGAGTACCTCGACGAGCAGGACTCGGAGAAGCTGCCCAACGCCTTCGACCTCGGCTGGAAGCGAAacctgctgcatctcctggGACCCAGCCCCTGGCTGTGGTTCTTGCCCATCTGCAACACAACCGGAGAcggctggagctgggaggCCAACCCGAAATGGATCTCAGAGCGCGAGAGGCTGAGGAGTGAACGAgaggagcagcggcagcgagAGGTGAACGCTGGCTGGGGATACGGAGGAGACATTCCGTCGGCCACCGCGGACGTCACGGGTAACTACCACGGCCGCGGACCTCTGAACCCGGTCAATGGTGGCGCGAGAAGAGCTCCGAGCAAGGCGGATCGCATTCTGGGTAGAGACCCGAACATGTACGCCGACAGCTCGCAAGACGTGCCCATGCGAAGGCTAAGCCCGCGTGGCCGCGCGGCGCCACCGGAAGATGATTTGCTGGAGACGGATGAGGAGGAACAAGGCAAGTTCAGCCCCGGCAACGGCTCCCAGACGGCCGCCAGCCGGCTCGAAGCTGAACGGGTCGCCATGAGCGTAGTGACCAATACACGCTCTTGGGGTCGCGGCGGCGCGAGCGGAATGTTGCGCCATGGGAGTCAGcaaagcaacaacagcagccgaATGGAGAGCCCGAGCTCCGAGGTGAatgacgatggcgtcgaCTGA
- a CDS encoding phosphatidylinositol-specific phospholipase c, X domain-containing protein, which yields MPSQSNNPQRPSPGHVQTNFNAQRHAMAPQSAVSASSRASNSQHGSPIMSPEPTILTSNSSIQASPESMRPQYEDSVPSGFQLPESILNEPISRKTSLNSLGQSWTGSPSTTSEATFSSNNTTLVNPPLSTTTSIIRRLSSRASRLSNRRRQSSAAPSSRETSVGPCYLRMRSDSNATAPEHGIINTDSESDMDDDRGSYISLPYLGGTRGSPTNSTTCSINSGSNTMVGPVIPLQLQQGTLLKKISKKNRSKVVLLSYDQDTNKLLWDRARPHKFLHVDEIKEIRTESDIQQYARDLGITDVDERQKLFSISYVVPDKSKKKFLHLIADNVEIYKIWTTFLFDMLKHRQEVMTSLMTFNERAIAQYWQSEMQKHNSEDQEELDINGVKRVCQNLHIYSSQATVQSNFRLADARRIEKLNFSEFLEFVRLMRQRQDVHQLMQSVAAKPEDGLTLNEFLDFLEHVQKEDVTNRAAWESIFRYYIRKHRNDDAGTEVKPEELSYMSETAFIGFLSSRQNLPTIDEQQEFTLDRPMNEYFISSSHNTYLLGRQVAGQSSIEGYIAALVRGCRCVEVDCWDGADGNPLVVHGRTLTSAISFEEVMVTIGKYAFVKSKFPLWISLEVHCNPEQQAIMAKIITDTFGERLVTEPLDPDSEKLPSPSELMERILIKVKQPRMVKEEPTSGDILSTRKRGSSLSAAFGRPSSDGSSISTSQSLPQSPMLIPSNSARKLSGKGRVNTIAEGEVQVPQASNSDSDSGSDLGSFKGSNNIVPVLGKLGVYCAGLKFSGFDAPAAKKFNHIFSFMETSFAKNSRTKEEKMQLNIHNMRYLMRVYPDGSRLNSSNFDPLSYWRRGVQMAALNWQTFDMGMQVNRAMFEGGTDSSGYVLKPQELRDIQVLPYNEAVNEALAQGKKERSVVSFSIDVISAQQLMRPANLAANKSMDFYVDVDVFHANDKRNKKDKDFELSHEPDSPLLRHTEVIRENGFNPMFNNGQFRFKVTTKHPELIFVRWSVRLASDGENHSNSTKEKPAMASYTAKLTNLKRGYRTLPLLNHAGEQYLFSRLFCKIEVDDIEKKFIDVPRAAPDGGSKLNLLNSVFGRNSNSSPRSTIEKSSIEKRSFESN from the exons ATGCCCTCACAATCCAACAATCCCCAGCGTCCAAGCCCTGGTCACGTTCAGACAAACTTCAACGCGCAACGTCACGCCATGGCTCCCCAGTCCGCAGTCAGCGCGTCTTCCAGAGCCTCCAATTCCCAGCATGGCTCACCAATCATGTCTCCAGAACCTACCATTCTCACCTCCAATTCCTCCATCCAGGCCTCGCCGGAGTCTATGCGACCTCAGTATGAGGACTCAGTCCCCTCAGGGTTTCAGCTCCCCGAATCCATCCTTAACGAACCCATCTCCCGAAAAACCAGCCTCAATTCACTCGGGCAGAGCTGGACCGGAAGTCCAAGCACGACCTCCGAGGCTACtttcagcagcaacaacaccacctTGGTAAATCCTCCTCTTTCCACTACCAC GAGTATCATACGACGCCTTTCCAGCCGAGCATCGAGACTCTCCAACAGAAGGCGCCAATCCTCAGCCGCTCCCTCGAGCCGCGAAACCAGCGTCGGTCCCTGCTATCTGCGAATGCGCAGTGATAGCAATGCGACAGCTCCCGagcatggcatcatcaacaccgaTTCCGAGTCTGATATGGACGATGATCGAGGCTCCTACATCTCGTTGCCCTACCTTGGTGGCACCCGGGGGTCACCGACTAACAGCACGACTTGCTCTATCAACAGCGGCTCAAACACAATGGTTGGCCCTGTCATTCCATTGCAGCTACAACAGGGAACTTTGCTCAAAAAGATTTCCAAGAAGAACCGCTCCAAAGTCGTGCTACTTAGCTATGATCAAGACACAAATAAGCTTCTGTGGGATCGCGCTCGCCCCCACAAGTTTCTTCATGTCgatgagatcaaggagattcgGACCGAATCAGATATTCAGCAGTACGCTCGTGACCTTGGCATTACAGATGTTGACGAACGCCAGAagctcttctccatttcATATGTCGTTCCGGACAAGTCCAAGAAAAAGTTTCTTCACCTGATCGCAGACAATGTCGAAATTTACAAGATTTGGACCACCTTCTTATTTGACATGCTGAAGCACCGCCAGGAGGTCATGACTTCCTTGATGACTTTCAACGAGAGGGCAATTGCCCAGTACTGGCAATCGGAGATGCAAAAGCACAATTCCGAAGACCAGGAAGAGCTTGATATTAATGGCGTTAAGCGAGTGTGCCAGAATTTACACATCTACAGCTCTCAGGCGACTGTCCAGTCCAATTTCCGACTCGCTGATGCTCGGCGGATTGAGAAGCTCAACTTCTCCGAATTCCTTGAATTCGTCCGCCTCATGAGGCAGAGACAGGATGTTCACCAACTCATGCAGAGTGTAGCAGCGAAGCCTGAAGATGGACTCACCTTGAACGAATTCCTCGACTTCCTTGAACATGTTCAAAAGGAGGACGTGACGAACCGGGCCGCCTGGGAGAGTATCTTTAGATACTATATCCGCAAGCACAGAAACGACGATGCAGGTACGGAAGTCAAGCCTGAAGAACTCAGCTACATGTCGGAGACCGCATTCATTGGGTTCCTGAGCTCTCGGCAAAATCTCCCAACTATCGATGAACAGCAAGAATTCACCCTTGATCGACCCATGAACGAGtacttcatctccagctcaCACAACACTTACCTCCTTGGAAGACAAGTCGCGGGCCAATCTAGCATCGAAGGATACATCGCTGCTCTTGTGAGAGGTTGCCGCTGCGTCGAGGTCGACTGCTGGGATGGTGCCGACGGCAATCCCTTAGTCGTCCACGGTCGCACACTCACTAGCGCCATTAGCTTCGAGGAGGTCATGGTCACCATCGGGAAATACGCCTTTGTCAAGTCCAAGTTTCCACTTTGGATTTCCCTAGAGGTCCACTGCAACCCTGAACAGCAAGCCATTATGGCCAAGATCATCACGGATACGTTTGGCGAGCGACTTGTTACGGAGCCGCTAGATCCAGACTCAGAAAagctgccttctccttcagaGTTGATGGAGCGCATTCTTATCAAGGTCAAACAACCGCGGATGGTCAAGGAAGAACCCACGAGCGGCGATATCTTGAGTACCAGGAAACGCGGAAGCAGCCTCAGTGCCGCATTCGGAAGGCCATCcagcgatggcagcagcattTCCACGTCTCAGTCGCTTCCTCAAAGCCCTATGCTTATTCCAAGCAACTCTGCTCGCAAGCTTAGCGGCAAAGGCCGGGTGAACACCATCGCCGAAGGCGAGGTGCAAGTGCCTCAGGCAAGCAATAGCGACTCAGACAGCGGAAGCGATCTTGGCTCATTCAAGGGATCCAACAACATTGTCCCGGTACTGGGCAAGCTCGGAGTGTACTGTGCCGGCCTGAAATTCTCCGGCTTCGATGCCCCGGCGGCTAAGAAGTTCAACCATATCTTCTCCTTTATGGAGACCAGCTTTGCCAAGAATTCTCGgaccaaggaagagaagatgcagctGAACATTCACAACATGCGATATCTTATGCGCGTTTACCCAGACGGCTCACGATTGAACTCTAGCAATTTCGACCCGCTTTCGTACTGGCGCCGCGGTGTTCAGATGGCCGCCTTGAACTGGCAAACGTTTGACATGGGCATGCAAGTTAACCGAGCCATGTTTGAGGGTGGCACAGATTCATCCGGATATGTCCTCAAACCCCAAGAGCTTCGCGACATTCAAGTCCTTCCGTACAACGAAGCCGTCAACGAAGCTCTTGCCCAGGGCAAAAAGGAGCGGTCTGTTGTGTCCTTTAGCATTGACGTTATCTCTGCCCAACAACTGATGCGGCCTGCCAACCTGGCTGCAAACAAGTCGATGGATTTTTATGTCGACGTCGACGTCTTTCACGCAAACGACAAGCGcaacaagaaggacaaggattTTGAGCTGAGCCATGAGCCTGACTCGCCTCTGCTACGCCACACGGAAGTAATTCGTGAGAATGGCTTCAACCCCATGTTTAACAACGGCCAGTTCCGCTTCAAGGTTACGACCAAACACCCAGAGCTGATCTTTGTTCGTTGGTCCGTCAGGCTAGCTAGTGACGGCGAAAaccacagcaacagcaccaaggagaagcccGCGATGGCTAGCTACACTGCCAAGCTTACCAATCTCAAGCGCGGATATCGCACACTACCCCTTCTCAACCACGCTGGAGAGCAATACTTAttctctcgcctcttctGCAAAATTGAAGTTGACGATATTGAAAAGAAGTTTATCGACGTCCCCCGTGCCGCTCCCGACGGAGGCAGCAAGCTCAATCTCCTGAACAGTGTATTTGGGCGAAACAGCAACTCAAGCCCCCGGAGCACCATAGAGAAAAGCAGCATAGAGAAGCGCAGCTTTGAGAGCAACTGA